The genomic segment CTAATCTCGCAGTTTATATCGGCGCGTCTCATGACGCGCATTTGTCTATCGGAGCGTTTCCATGGCCCGCATCACCCTCAGGCAGCTTCTCGACCATGCCGCCGAGCACGACTATGGCGTGCCGGCATTCAATATCAACAATATGGAGCAGGCGCTGGCGATCATGACGGCGGCGAACGCGACCAACGCGCCTGTCATCATCCAGGCGTCGCGCGGCGCGCGTGCCTATGCCAACGACATCATGCTCCGCCATATGATGGATGCGGTCGTTGAGATGTATCCGCATATTCCGGTCTGCGTGCATCTCGATCACGGCAATGAGCCGGCGACCTGCGTGACGGCCATGCAGGCCGGCTTTACCTCGGTGATGATGGACGGCTCGTTGAAGGCCGACGGCAAGACGCCGGCCGATTGGGATTACAATGTCGGCGTCACCAACAAGGTCGTCGAGATGGCGCATCTGGGCGGTGTCTCGGTGGAGGGTGAACTCGGCGTGCTCGGCTCGCTTGAGACAGGCATGGGCGAGAAGGAAGACGGCCATGGGGCGGAAGGTAAGCTGTCGCATGACCAGCTGCTGACCAATCCGGAGGAGGCAGTGAAATTCGTCAAGGAGACGCAGGTCGACGCGCTCGCCATCGCCATGGGGACTTCGCATGGCGCTTACAAATTCTCGCGCAAGCCCGACGGCGCGGTGCTGGCCATGAATGTCATCGAGGATATCCATCGCCGGATGCCGCATGTGCATCTGGTCATGCACGGCTCCTCGTCGGTGCCGCAGGATCTGCAGGACATCATCAATGCCTATGGCGGGAAGATGCCGCAGACCTGGGGCGTGCCGGTCGAAGAAATTCAGCGCGGCATCAAGAACGGCGTGCGCAAGATCAATATCGACACCGACAACCGGATGGCGATCACCGGACAGGTCCGCAAGATCCTGGCCGAACACCCCGGCGAATTCGATCCGCGCAAGTATTTGAAGCCGGCTCTCGACGCGATGACCAAGCTTTGTAAAGATCGGCTGGAGCAGTTCAATACTGCTGGTAAGGCAGCTAAGCTGACGCCATTGCCAGTATCAGTTATGGCCAAACGTTATGCTTCGGGTGAGCTTAACCCGAAGTTTGCCTGACATAGACCTGACTGAAACCCGTCTCACAACGATATTTTTGTTGTTGGCGGGGAGTGTTACTACAGTATAATTCACCGCGTCCGGGAGACTCAGCCGGGCGGAACTGTTTGGTGAGGGTTAGGCATGCCGGTAGAAGGTTTGAATACGCCAGCGCTCAGCCGCGAGGACTACGAGAAGCTGGCCCGTTTTCGCCACGCTCTGCGTCAATTCACGGCGCTCAGCGACGCGATGCTGGAGCGCTCCAATCTTGGACCGCGCCGGTATCAGGCGATGCTGGCCATTAAAGCCCGCCGTGACGAAGAGCCGATTAGCGTCGGCGAACTCGCGCGTCTGCTGCTGATCCGCCCGAACACCGCCGCTGAACTGGTCAATCGGCTGGAAAATGCCAAGCTGATTGAGCGGGTGAAAGATCCGAAGGATCGGCGTCGTGCGCTTCTGGCTCTGACCGATCACGGCGCGCGCAAACTGGCGGAAGTGGCGCATTTCCATATCGAGAAGCTCGAGGAGAGCCGCGCGGCTTTTGTCGGTCTCTTCGACAGCGCCTCTGAGCTCGAAGCGGCGACCCTGGCGGAATAGCCGCGCTTTCGCCCCAATCGGCGCGGATGTCTGGCTACAGATGCGTGCTACCCTGGCACGCTTCCTGTGCATGTTCGATATCCGGTAGTTTTTCATGTCTGAGCCGAGTGAGCCGACCAGGCTGTATTTGTTGACGCCGCGCCGGCCCGTTGCCGGCGCGCTCAAGCCGTTGCTGGCTGCCGCGCTGGCCGGTGAGGGCATTGCCTGTGTGCGGATCGATGACAGCGGTGGTGATGCCGCAAATCTTCGGCAGGCGATCGCCGCCTGTCAGGCGGCAGGTGCCGCGGCGCTACTGTCGAATCCGGCAGCCCCTGGCGGGGCCGACGCCGATGGCGTTCACCTAGAACATCCCGATAATGATGACGATCAGGCGTTGTTCGACCTGGTGCGTCAGGCCCGCATCGCCCAAGGCGGCGCGGATGGTCAGGGCGGTATTGTCGGCGCCGGCGGTCTGCGTACGCGCCATCAGGCGATGAGCGCCGGCGAACTTGATGTCGATTACGTCATGTTCGGCGAACCAGGCGCCGATGATGATTTGCCCTCCGCCGACGCTGTTTTGGAGCGCGTGCGCTGGTGGGCGGAGATTTTCACCGTGCCGTGTGTCGCCTATGCCCGTTCCCTTGACGATGTGAAGGGGCTGGTGGAGGCCGGGGCTGATTTCATCGCCTTGCGCGAGGTTGTCTGGGACGATCCGCGCGGCCCGCGCGCGGTCATCGATGACGTCTTGGCGATGATGGCGGCCAATACCGCTGCGGTGTCGTGACCATGCGCGCACTGCCTCTTATCGCGGCCCTGGTGGCCTTTTCCGGCGTTGCCGTGGCGCAGGAGCGGTTTGATCCGCCGTTCGATTCGTCGCGCCGGCCGGTGGCCTTGCCCGACCCGACAAAACTGCCGAGCTCCGCGCCGGCGCCGGCCGAACCCTATATCAAGGTGCCGGTCGACCTTGCCTTCGGCGCCTATCAGCGCGGCCTCTATGTCACGGCCATGCAGGAGGCGATGAAGCGGCTGGAAGCCAATGGCAATGACGCGGCGGCCATGGCCCTGGTGGCGGAACTTTACCGCGACGGCCTGGCGGTGAAGCAGAGCCAGGAAGAGGCCAATCGATGGTATCGGCTGGCCGCCGACCGTGGTGATTCCCAGGCGCAATTCGCGCTCGGCCTCGCCTATCTCGAAGGCCGGGGCGTGAAGGCCGATCCGCAGGAAGCGCGCGCGCTGTTCGAGAAGGCGGCGGCGAAGAACCAGTCCGAGGCCCTCTACAACCTTGCCGTCATGTCGATGCAGGGGCAGATTCAGGATTTCCGCAAGGCGGCGGACCTGTTCCGCAGGTCCATGGAGGCGGGCAATATCGAGGCGATCTACGCCCTCTCCATGCTCTACAAGGACGGTTCGGGCGTGCCGCAGGATCGCGCCATGGCGACGCAATTGCTGCGCCGGGCCGCCGACGAAAAGCTCGTTCCGGCCATGGTCGACTATGCCATCGCCCTGTTCAACGGCACCGGCACCGAGAAAAACGAGGAAGAAGCGGCCAAATATTTCATCCGGGCGGCTTCCCTTAACAATCCGGTGGCGCAGAACCGGCTGGCGCGGCTTTACGTGGTCGGGCGCGGCGTCAAGCCGGATCTGGTCGAAGCGATGAAATGGCACGTGCTGGCGCGGGCGAATGGTTTGCCGGACGATTGGCTCGAGGAAAAGCTCCGGACCCTGTCCCAGGGCCAGAAAACGGCCGTGGAAGAGGCGATCCAGCGTTTCCTTGGCAAATGATTTCTGGCAAATGACTTGACCTGACCCGGTGGCGCGGGCAGACATCGGCCTCTTCTGACCATCTCAGCCCGTCGCCGGGCAGGCCGTAGCCGGCCAAAACCCCTTAACCACACCTTGATCGGCGTTTTCTCGATATGATCCGCTCCGCTTTGATGAATGTGATGACCGCCGCCGCCGTGAAGGCGGGCCGCGGCCTCAAACGCGATTTTGGCGAAGTCGAGAACCTGCAGGTCTCGGTGAAGGGCCCCGGGGATTTCGTCACCGCCGCCGATCGAAAGGCCGAACGGATACTGCGGGACGAGTTGGCCAAGGCGCGGCCGGGCTACAGCTTCCTGATGGAAGAGTCCGGCGAGATCATCGGCAGCGACACGACACACCGCTGGATCATCGATCCGCTCGACGGCACGACCAATTTCCTGCATGGCCTGCCGCTGTTCGCCATTTCCGTGGCGCTGGAGCGCGAGGGCCAGCTCGTCGCCGGCCTCGTCTACAATCCGATCACCGACGATATGTTCGTCGCCGAAAAGGGCCAGGGCGCCTGGTACAACAACCGCCGCCTGCGGGTCGCCGCCCGGTCCGACATTTCCGAGGCCCTGATGGGCACGGGGATTCCGCATCTCGGCAAGGCTGAGGCGCATCCGAAGTTCAAGGCGGAACTGTCGTCCGTGATGGCGCGCGTGCACAACGTCCGCCGGCTGGGCGCCGCCGCGCTCGACCTCGCCTTTGTCGCCGCTGGCCGGCTCGACGGCTTCTGGGAGCGCAATCTGCAAGCGTGGGACATCGCGGCCGGGATCGTGCTGGTGCGTGAAGCCGGCGGTTTCCTGACCGATGCGGATGGCGGCAGCGACATGCTGGGCAAAGGTTCCATCTGCGCCGGCAACGAGTTCATGCAGCGGCAGCTTCTGGGCCTGATCAACAAGGCCTAACTTTCCGAAATCTAAAGCAAATCGCGTTTCGAGAAGCGCGATTTCGCCTGGCATCTCTGTTTTGACGCGTTTTGCAGTGTTTGATGGTTCCATCAAACCGCACATGCTCTTGCCGCACTTTCGCCGCGACGACACAAACTGATGGCTCTATCATCACCGTGGGCTTGATCGGACGCGGTTTCTGACGTTCTCTGACACGTCTGTGGGGCGCCTTGCGATTCCC from the Beijerinckia sp. 28-YEA-48 genome contains:
- the fba gene encoding class II fructose-bisphosphate aldolase (catalyzes the reversible aldol condensation of dihydroxyacetonephosphate and glyceraldehyde 3-phosphate in the Calvin cycle, glycolysis, and/or gluconeogenesis), with translation MARITLRQLLDHAAEHDYGVPAFNINNMEQALAIMTAANATNAPVIIQASRGARAYANDIMLRHMMDAVVEMYPHIPVCVHLDHGNEPATCVTAMQAGFTSVMMDGSLKADGKTPADWDYNVGVTNKVVEMAHLGGVSVEGELGVLGSLETGMGEKEDGHGAEGKLSHDQLLTNPEEAVKFVKETQVDALAIAMGTSHGAYKFSRKPDGAVLAMNVIEDIHRRMPHVHLVMHGSSSVPQDLQDIINAYGGKMPQTWGVPVEEIQRGIKNGVRKINIDTDNRMAITGQVRKILAEHPGEFDPRKYLKPALDAMTKLCKDRLEQFNTAGKAAKLTPLPVSVMAKRYASGELNPKFA
- a CDS encoding MarR family transcriptional regulator, which translates into the protein MPVEGLNTPALSREDYEKLARFRHALRQFTALSDAMLERSNLGPRRYQAMLAIKARRDEEPISVGELARLLLIRPNTAAELVNRLENAKLIERVKDPKDRRRALLALTDHGARKLAEVAHFHIEKLEESRAAFVGLFDSASELEAATLAE
- a CDS encoding inositol monophosphatase family protein; translation: MIRSALMNVMTAAAVKAGRGLKRDFGEVENLQVSVKGPGDFVTAADRKAERILRDELAKARPGYSFLMEESGEIIGSDTTHRWIIDPLDGTTNFLHGLPLFAISVALEREGQLVAGLVYNPITDDMFVAEKGQGAWYNNRRLRVAARSDISEALMGTGIPHLGKAEAHPKFKAELSSVMARVHNVRRLGAAALDLAFVAAGRLDGFWERNLQAWDIAAGIVLVREAGGFLTDADGGSDMLGKGSICAGNEFMQRQLLGLINKA
- a CDS encoding thiamine phosphate synthase, with translation MSEPSEPTRLYLLTPRRPVAGALKPLLAAALAGEGIACVRIDDSGGDAANLRQAIAACQAAGAAALLSNPAAPGGADADGVHLEHPDNDDDQALFDLVRQARIAQGGADGQGGIVGAGGLRTRHQAMSAGELDVDYVMFGEPGADDDLPSADAVLERVRWWAEIFTVPCVAYARSLDDVKGLVEAGADFIALREVVWDDPRGPRAVIDDVLAMMAANTAAVS
- a CDS encoding tetratricopeptide repeat protein, whose product is MRALPLIAALVAFSGVAVAQERFDPPFDSSRRPVALPDPTKLPSSAPAPAEPYIKVPVDLAFGAYQRGLYVTAMQEAMKRLEANGNDAAAMALVAELYRDGLAVKQSQEEANRWYRLAADRGDSQAQFALGLAYLEGRGVKADPQEARALFEKAAAKNQSEALYNLAVMSMQGQIQDFRKAADLFRRSMEAGNIEAIYALSMLYKDGSGVPQDRAMATQLLRRAADEKLVPAMVDYAIALFNGTGTEKNEEEAAKYFIRAASLNNPVAQNRLARLYVVGRGVKPDLVEAMKWHVLARANGLPDDWLEEKLRTLSQGQKTAVEEAIQRFLGK